In Panacibacter ginsenosidivorans, the following proteins share a genomic window:
- a CDS encoding YifB family Mg chelatase-like AAA ATPase, which produces MLVKTFGSAVYGVEAITITVEVNVLAGDLKYFIVGLPDNAVKESLQRIESAIKDNYLTWPRTKLVVNLAPADIKKSGSAFDLPIAIGVLGATGQIEEPERLADYVMMGELSLDGTIQPIKGALPIAIQARKEGFKGLIVPIQNVREAGLVNNLEVYGVSHMKDVVQFFKDRTSLKPVEVNTREEFFESQYEFELDFNDVKGQENIKRAMEIAAAGGHNAILIGPPGAGKTMLAKRLPTILPPLSLLEALETTKIHSVAGKLPENSSLVSKRPFRSPHHTISDVALVGGGGVPQPGEISLAHNGVLFLDELPEFKRTVLEVMRQPMEERKVTISRAKVALDFPANFMLIASMNPCPCGFYNHPEKECTCPPGAVQKYLNKISGPLLDRIDLHVEVTPVAFSELSNHNSKGELSSAIRTRVIKAREVQSERYKNNPGMYANAQMSSKQLREICVINQAGELLLKKAMERLNLSARAYDRILKVSRTIADLAGSADIKAEHLAEAIQYRSLDREGWAG; this is translated from the coding sequence ATGCTCGTTAAAACATTTGGCAGCGCTGTTTATGGAGTAGAAGCAATAACTATTACTGTAGAAGTAAATGTGCTTGCCGGTGATCTGAAATATTTTATTGTGGGCCTGCCTGATAATGCTGTAAAGGAAAGTTTACAAAGAATTGAAAGCGCTATTAAAGATAATTATCTTACCTGGCCCCGTACCAAACTTGTAGTAAATCTTGCACCTGCAGATATCAAGAAAAGTGGTTCTGCATTTGATCTCCCTATAGCAATTGGTGTGCTTGGGGCAACGGGGCAAATTGAAGAACCCGAGCGTTTGGCAGACTATGTAATGATGGGTGAATTAAGTTTAGATGGAACCATTCAGCCTATAAAAGGCGCATTGCCCATTGCGATACAGGCACGCAAAGAAGGTTTTAAAGGATTGATCGTTCCAATACAGAATGTACGTGAAGCAGGTCTCGTAAATAACTTGGAAGTATATGGTGTTTCTCACATGAAAGACGTGGTGCAGTTTTTCAAAGATCGAACCTCATTAAAGCCTGTTGAAGTAAATACCAGGGAAGAATTCTTTGAATCGCAGTACGAATTTGAACTTGACTTTAATGATGTAAAAGGGCAGGAGAATATTAAACGCGCCATGGAAATTGCTGCGGCGGGTGGGCACAATGCGATATTGATTGGCCCACCGGGCGCAGGCAAAACAATGCTTGCAAAAAGATTGCCTACGATATTACCTCCATTGAGTTTATTGGAAGCATTGGAAACAACAAAGATCCATAGCGTGGCGGGTAAGCTACCGGAGAATAGTTCATTAGTAAGCAAACGACCTTTTCGTTCACCACATCATACGATCAGCGATGTAGCCCTGGTAGGTGGTGGAGGTGTACCACAACCGGGCGAGATATCACTGGCACATAATGGCGTTTTGTTTTTGGATGAATTACCGGAGTTTAAAAGAACAGTGCTGGAAGTAATGCGCCAGCCTATGGAAGAAAGGAAGGTTACTATTTCAAGAGCAAAAGTGGCACTTGATTTTCCGGCCAATTTTATGCTTATAGCCTCTATGAATCCATGCCCCTGCGGCTTTTATAATCACCCCGAAAAAGAGTGTACCTGCCCGCCCGGTGCAGTACAGAAATACCTGAATAAGATTTCAGGCCCTTTGCTGGACCGTATTGACCTGCATGTTGAAGTTACGCCTGTTGCTTTCAGCGAACTTAGTAATCATAACAGCAAAGGAGAATTGTCCTCAGCAATTCGTACACGTGTTATAAAAGCAAGAGAAGTGCAGTCAGAGCGATACAAGAATAATCCGGGTATGTACGCCAACGCACAAATGAGCAGTAAACAACTTCGCGAAATATGTGTGATTAACCAGGCAGGAGAATTGCTGCTAAAGAAAGCTATGGAGCGCCTGAATCTTTCGGCCCGTGCTTATGACCGTATTTTAAAGGTAAGTCGAACCATTGCAGATCTTGCTGGGAGTGCCGATATAAAAGCAGAACACCTGGCAGAAGCCATACAATACAGGAGCCTTGACAGGGAAGGCTGGGCAGGTTAG
- the eno gene encoding phosphopyruvate hydratase, giving the protein MSYIADIHARQILDSRGNPTVEVDVLTENGQLGRAAVPSGASTGIHEAVELRDNDKSVYVGKGVLKAVANVNDIIADQLIGWSINDQAGIDAKLIEIDGTENKSKLGANATLAVSMAVAKAAAIESNLPLYRYLGGVNATVLPMPLMNILNGGVHADNKIDYQEYMIVPVGAETFSEGLRWGVEIFHQLKNVLKRKGYSTNVGDEGGFAPDIQSNEEAIETVLLAIEAAGYKVGSQIGIALDAASSEMFKDGKYKFYKSNGREISSDEMVAYWTEWVNKYPIVSIEDGMAEEDWDGWKKLTDAIGNRVQLVGDDLFVTNTKILKRGIDTGTANSILIKVNQIGTITETINAVQMAQNAGYTTIMSHRSGETEDTTIADLAVALNCGQIKTGSASRTDRMAKYNQLIRIEEALGANGIYPKGKIKFSK; this is encoded by the coding sequence ATGAGTTACATTGCCGACATTCATGCCCGCCAGATTCTGGATAGCCGTGGCAACCCAACAGTAGAAGTTGATGTGTTAACAGAAAACGGGCAACTTGGCCGTGCTGCTGTACCTAGCGGGGCATCTACAGGTATTCATGAAGCTGTAGAGTTGCGTGATAATGACAAGTCTGTATATGTTGGCAAAGGCGTATTAAAGGCTGTTGCGAATGTAAATGATATTATAGCGGATCAACTGATTGGTTGGAGCATAAATGACCAGGCGGGTATTGATGCTAAACTGATTGAAATTGATGGTACTGAGAATAAAAGCAAGCTTGGTGCAAATGCTACATTAGCAGTTTCTATGGCAGTTGCCAAAGCTGCTGCGATTGAGAGTAACCTGCCTTTATACCGATATCTTGGTGGTGTAAACGCTACTGTATTACCCATGCCTTTGATGAATATACTTAATGGCGGTGTGCATGCAGATAATAAAATTGACTACCAGGAATATATGATCGTACCGGTAGGTGCTGAAACTTTTAGTGAAGGTTTGCGTTGGGGTGTTGAGATTTTTCACCAGTTAAAAAACGTTTTAAAGAGAAAAGGCTACAGCACAAATGTTGGTGATGAAGGTGGCTTTGCTCCAGACATTCAAAGCAATGAAGAAGCTATTGAAACTGTATTGCTGGCTATTGAAGCTGCCGGGTATAAAGTTGGTTCACAGATTGGTATTGCACTTGATGCTGCCAGCAGTGAAATGTTTAAAGATGGCAAATACAAATTTTATAAAAGCAATGGTCGTGAAATAAGCAGTGACGAAATGGTGGCTTACTGGACTGAATGGGTAAATAAATATCCTATTGTTTCTATTGAAGACGGCATGGCTGAAGAAGATTGGGATGGGTGGAAAAAATTAACAGATGCAATTGGTAACCGTGTTCAGTTGGTAGGTGATGATCTTTTTGTAACCAATACAAAAATTTTAAAACGTGGTATAGATACAGGTACTGCCAACAGTATACTGATCAAAGTAAACCAGATCGGTACTATTACAGAAACTATCAATGCTGTGCAAATGGCGCAGAATGCAGGTTATACAACCATTATGAGCCACCGCAGCGGTGAAACAGAAGATACTACTATTGCCGATCTTGCCGTAGCACTGAATTGCGGACAAATCAAAACCGGCTCTGCAAGCCGTACAGACCGTATGGCTAAATACAACCAGTTGATCCGCATTGAAGAAGCATTGGGAGCGAATGGTATATATCCCAAAGGGAAAATTAAATTCAGCAAGTAA
- a CDS encoding FtsB family cell division protein, with the protein MLISSSIISIVKNKYLIAISAFTVIVLFFDHNNLFEQIDRKQELKELQAKKQYYQDEIEKTKKELADLSNNPAAIEKYAREHYQMKRDNEDVFMVENTNDSLKK; encoded by the coding sequence ATGCTTATATCTTCAAGTATCATTTCAATAGTTAAGAATAAATATTTAATTGCCATTTCTGCATTTACAGTTATTGTGCTTTTTTTTGATCATAATAATCTCTTTGAACAGATCGATCGCAAACAGGAATTAAAGGAATTGCAAGCCAAAAAACAATACTATCAGGATGAGATTGAAAAGACTAAAAAAGAACTTGCCGACCTAAGCAATAACCCCGCGGCCATAGAAAAATATGCAAGAGAACATTACCAGATGAAAAGAGATAACGAAGATGTTTTTATGGTTGAAAATACTAATGACTCATTAAAAAAGTAA
- a CDS encoding alpha-ketoacid dehydrogenase subunit alpha/beta, translated as MYFDRKNLPDNELVALYKKLLLPRLIEEKMLVLLRQGKISKWFSGIGQEAIAVGATAALEEDEWIMPLHRNLGVFTTRNMPLHKLFMQWQGNKDGYSKGRERSFHFGSREHCICGMISHLGPQLAIADGVALAYKLKEENKVSLAFTGEGGTSEGDFHEALNVAAVWDLPVIFIIENNGYGLSTPTHEQYRCENLVDRARGYGMEGVQIDGNNILTVYDTIKGVREYCIREQKPYLIECMTFRMRGHEEASGTKYVPQELFDEWAHKDPVSNYEHYLLAEEIIDNTTMDSIKELLKETIEEELKIAFNVSLVQADAATELKDIYAPKPEIKRSKYEVIYIDDVKENDIPDKRFVDAITEALYQSMEQYDNLVLMGQDIAEYGGAFKVTDGFVKTFGKARVRNTPICESVILGAGLGLSLEGYKSVVEMQFADFVSVGFNQIVNNLAKIHYRWGQSADVVVRMPTGAGVGAGPFHSQSNEAWFMHVPGLKIVYPSTPEDAKGLLIAAINDPNPVMYFEHKVLYRSIAGPVPETYYEIEIGKAKIVQEGKDITIITYGSGVHWAIEYANQHPYISIHILDLRTLLPLDYSAIKNAVAATGKVLLLHEDTLIGGIGGEISAWISEHCFELLDAPIQRCASLDTPVPFNQELEKKFLGKSRLHEYVENLMHY; from the coding sequence ATGTATTTCGACAGAAAAAATTTGCCTGACAACGAACTTGTTGCACTTTATAAAAAATTATTATTACCAAGACTGATTGAAGAAAAGATGCTTGTATTACTGAGACAGGGAAAGATCAGTAAATGGTTTAGTGGTATTGGCCAGGAAGCTATAGCTGTCGGCGCTACTGCTGCGTTAGAGGAAGATGAGTGGATAATGCCCTTGCATCGTAACCTTGGGGTATTTACAACCCGTAACATGCCCCTGCATAAATTATTTATGCAATGGCAGGGTAATAAAGATGGATATAGTAAAGGCCGGGAGAGAAGCTTTCATTTTGGTTCACGGGAACATTGTATCTGTGGTATGATCTCTCATCTTGGTCCGCAGCTTGCGATTGCTGATGGAGTTGCATTAGCCTACAAATTGAAAGAGGAAAATAAAGTATCACTTGCATTTACAGGAGAGGGTGGGACCAGTGAAGGTGATTTTCATGAAGCCCTGAATGTAGCTGCTGTTTGGGATTTGCCGGTAATATTTATTATTGAAAATAATGGTTATGGATTAAGTACGCCCACACATGAGCAATACCGCTGTGAAAACCTAGTTGATCGTGCACGAGGCTATGGTATGGAAGGTGTACAAATAGACGGCAATAATATTCTCACGGTATATGATACAATCAAAGGTGTACGTGAATACTGCATACGTGAACAAAAGCCTTATCTTATTGAATGCATGACTTTTCGTATGCGTGGCCATGAAGAAGCAAGTGGCACCAAATATGTACCACAGGAATTATTTGATGAATGGGCACACAAAGATCCCGTTAGCAATTATGAGCATTATCTGCTTGCTGAAGAAATTATTGACAATACAACAATGGATTCAATAAAAGAATTGCTTAAAGAAACAATTGAAGAGGAATTAAAAATTGCGTTCAATGTCTCTCTGGTTCAGGCTGATGCCGCAACAGAACTTAAAGATATTTATGCGCCAAAACCCGAGATAAAAAGATCCAAATATGAGGTAATATATATTGATGATGTAAAAGAAAATGATATCCCTGATAAGCGATTTGTAGACGCAATTACTGAAGCATTATATCAATCAATGGAGCAATATGACAATCTTGTTTTAATGGGTCAGGATATTGCAGAATATGGTGGGGCTTTTAAAGTAACAGATGGCTTTGTAAAAACATTTGGGAAGGCAAGAGTTCGTAATACACCTATTTGCGAGAGTGTAATTCTTGGCGCTGGTCTTGGACTTTCATTAGAAGGCTATAAGAGTGTAGTGGAGATGCAGTTTGCAGATTTTGTAAGTGTGGGGTTTAATCAGATCGTAAATAATTTGGCAAAGATACATTACCGGTGGGGTCAGTCTGCAGATGTGGTAGTACGCATGCCAACAGGTGCAGGTGTTGGTGCAGGTCCGTTTCATTCGCAAAGTAATGAAGCATGGTTTATGCATGTTCCGGGATTAAAAATCGTTTATCCGTCTACTCCTGAAGATGCAAAAGGGTTGTTGATCGCTGCAATCAACGATCCTAATCCGGTTATGTATTTTGAGCATAAGGTTTTATATAGAAGCATAGCAGGGCCTGTGCCTGAAACTTATTATGAAATTGAAATCGGCAAAGCAAAAATTGTACAGGAAGGGAAGGATATTACTATTATTACTTATGGCAGTGGTGTTCATTGGGCAATTGAGTATGCAAATCAACATCCCTATATTTCAATTCATATACTTGATCTCAGAACATTATTGCCGCTGGATTATAGCGCTATAAAAAATGCAGTTGCAGCTACCGGTAAAGTTTTGCTTTTACACGAAGACACGCTTATCGGTGGAATAGGTGGGGAAATAAGTGCATGGATAAGTGAACATTGTTTTGAATTACTGGATGCACCAATACAACGTTGTGCATCTTTGGACACACCTGTTCCTTTTAATCAGGAACTCGAAAAAAAATTTCTTGGGAAATCAAGATTACACGAATACGTGGAGAATCTTATGCATTATTAG
- a CDS encoding Sec-independent protein translocase subunit TatA/TatB, which translates to MGNLGFQEILLIAVVILVLFGGRKIPEFMRGLGKGIREFNDAKSNVQKELEEGMNEKDKAPAKTTTTQQ; encoded by the coding sequence ATGGGCAATTTAGGTTTCCAGGAAATACTCCTGATCGCTGTAGTAATCCTCGTTCTTTTCGGTGGCCGTAAGATTCCTGAATTTATGAGGGGTTTAGGTAAAGGTATACGCGAATTTAATGATGCCAAGAGCAATGTGCAGAAAGAACTGGAAGAGGGCATGAATGAAAAAGATAAAGCTCCTGCTAAAACTACTACCACTCAACAGTAA
- the gatA gene encoding Asp-tRNA(Asn)/Glu-tRNA(Gln) amidotransferase subunit GatA, with protein MFSFTSIKDYQTCLLNGQTSCVEAVSFYLAQIRTNSHLNAFLEVYNDEALKRAAELDAFSASGHTPGKLHGVVVALKDVICHKEHKTSAGSKILENYTAIYNATAVERLLAAGAIIIGRNNCDEFAMGSSNENSAFGAVLNAKDSSRVPGGSSGGSAVAVQAGLCMVSLGSDTGGSVRQPADFCGIVGLKPGYGKVSRYGLIAYASSFDQIGIFANSVEDAALTLEAIAGPDEFDSTISNEPVPYYSGSFKDENRKYKIAYFNEALEHPSLDKEIATSVQSFMVKLQAEGHTIEPVHFDLLDYIVPAYYILTTAEASSNLSRFDGIKYGYAAKEDFSDLTEFYKRSRSYGFGKEVKRRIMLGTFVLSAGYYDAYFTKAQQVRKILANKTNEIFNKYDVLVSPTVPAPAFKLGEKSKDPIEMFLADIYTVFANLAGIPGISLPLFSHSSGMPFGLQVMAARENELTLLQASKVFMQLK; from the coding sequence TTGTTTAGTTTCACTTCTATCAAAGACTATCAAACTTGTTTGCTTAACGGCCAGACATCGTGTGTTGAGGCCGTTTCTTTTTATTTAGCGCAAATAAGAACCAATAGTCACCTGAATGCTTTTCTCGAAGTTTATAACGACGAAGCTTTGAAACGTGCTGCAGAGCTGGATGCTTTTTCTGCCTCTGGTCATACTCCCGGCAAGTTGCATGGTGTTGTTGTAGCACTTAAAGATGTTATTTGCCATAAAGAACACAAAACTTCTGCAGGATCTAAAATTCTTGAAAACTATACGGCAATTTATAACGCTACTGCTGTAGAAAGATTATTAGCAGCAGGAGCTATAATTATCGGTCGCAATAACTGTGATGAATTTGCAATGGGCAGCAGTAACGAAAACTCTGCTTTTGGGGCGGTGTTAAATGCAAAGGATAGTAGCAGGGTCCCGGGTGGTTCTTCCGGTGGTTCTGCTGTAGCCGTTCAGGCAGGTCTTTGTATGGTAAGTCTTGGCAGCGATACAGGCGGCTCTGTAAGGCAACCTGCAGATTTTTGCGGTATTGTAGGTCTAAAGCCTGGCTATGGCAAAGTTTCAAGATACGGGCTAATTGCCTATGCTTCTTCTTTTGACCAGATTGGCATTTTTGCAAATTCTGTTGAAGATGCTGCTTTAACGCTTGAAGCAATTGCAGGTCCTGATGAATTTGACAGCACCATAAGCAATGAGCCCGTACCTTATTATTCCGGCTCTTTTAAAGACGAAAACAGGAAATATAAGATAGCCTATTTCAATGAAGCATTAGAGCACCCGAGCCTTGATAAGGAAATAGCTACATCTGTTCAGTCATTTATGGTAAAGTTACAAGCTGAAGGGCATACCATTGAACCCGTACACTTTGATTTATTGGATTATATAGTGCCAGCTTATTATATACTCACAACTGCTGAAGCTTCCAGCAACCTTTCCCGTTTTGATGGCATCAAATATGGGTATGCAGCCAAAGAAGACTTTTCTGATCTTACAGAATTTTATAAAAGAAGTCGAAGCTATGGTTTTGGCAAAGAGGTAAAAAGGCGCATAATGCTGGGCACTTTTGTGTTAAGCGCGGGTTATTATGATGCATACTTTACAAAAGCCCAGCAGGTAAGAAAAATACTTGCAAACAAAACAAACGAAATATTTAATAAATACGATGTGTTAGTAAGTCCTACAGTTCCTGCTCCTGCTTTTAAGCTGGGAGAAAAAAGTAAAGACCCTATTGAAATGTTCCTGGCCGACATTTACACAGTTTTTGCTAATTTGGCAGGTATTCCGGGCATATCGTTACCTTTATTTTCTCATAGTTCTGGCATGCCTTTTGGCCTTCAGGTAATGGCTGCCCGTGAAAACGAATTAACATTGCTACAGGCTTCGAAAGTGTTTATGCAACTTAAATAA
- a CDS encoding lytic transglycosylase domain-containing protein — protein sequence MHKNFFHKKTSLLKKVIPLAIMLMLGCTLMSFTIYTPLSKPLSTNPEDGEKDSVKGFRNLLSSNITSNNTTVLFEINARVVPFVTDYLKKQSGNLEKMRSWGQPYFMIYEHVLSSNGLPVELKYLSVVESNLQPGAVSYAGAVGPWQLMPDEAKRFGLKVIPGYDERTNVLKSTEAATKLLKELYSEYKDWLLVIAAYNCGKGGVNRAIVKSGSRNFYDLQMYLSEETRNHVKKYIATHYFFEGGGGWTTITAKETEEKKETLAYLLSRSDTTTNANTISFEITGKYNSLVAANILMMSIGQFNAFNPYFDKTLSEGKPYTVKLPQDKMDIFKTRRQQILYESVQLLLNGTSALPISTVTAVK from the coding sequence ATGCATAAAAACTTTTTTCATAAAAAAACTTCACTCCTGAAAAAAGTTATTCCATTAGCCATAATGCTAATGCTGGGTTGTACTTTAATGTCTTTTACAATTTACACTCCGCTTTCTAAACCATTATCAACCAATCCCGAAGATGGTGAAAAAGATAGTGTAAAAGGTTTTCGAAATCTATTAAGCAGCAATATCACCTCAAACAATACGACGGTTCTTTTCGAAATTAACGCAAGGGTTGTTCCATTTGTAACTGACTATTTAAAAAAACAGTCAGGCAATCTGGAAAAAATGAGATCATGGGGGCAACCATACTTTATGATCTACGAACATGTTTTATCTTCAAATGGTTTACCTGTAGAATTAAAATATTTATCTGTAGTGGAAAGTAACTTGCAGCCTGGTGCAGTTTCTTATGCAGGTGCTGTTGGCCCATGGCAATTGATGCCTGACGAAGCAAAAAGGTTTGGTCTGAAAGTTATACCCGGTTATGATGAACGCACTAATGTTTTAAAAAGTACAGAGGCAGCAACAAAACTGCTAAAAGAGCTTTACAGCGAGTACAAAGATTGGTTATTGGTTATTGCAGCTTATAACTGCGGAAAAGGTGGTGTTAACCGTGCCATAGTAAAATCCGGTTCCCGCAATTTTTATGATTTGCAAATGTACCTTTCGGAAGAAACCCGCAATCATGTAAAAAAATATATTGCTACACATTATTTTTTTGAAGGTGGAGGAGGTTGGACCACTATAACTGCTAAAGAAACTGAAGAGAAAAAAGAAACGCTGGCCTATCTGTTAAGCAGGTCAGACACTACGACAAATGCCAATACAATAAGTTTTGAAATAACAGGTAAATATAACTCTTTAGTTGCGGCTAACATTCTTATGATGAGTATCGGTCAGTTCAATGCATTTAATCCGTATTTTGATAAAACCTTATCGGAAGGTAAACCTTACACAGTAAAATTGCCGCAGGATAAAATGGATATCTTTAAAACCAGGCGTCAACAAATTTTATATGAAAGCGTGCAGTTATTGTTAAACGGCACATCTGCTCTACCTATTTCAACAGTTACCGCGGTCAAATAG
- a CDS encoding HAD family hydrolase — protein MSSKISTIIFDLGAVLIDWNPRYMYRKIFKTEEEMEWFLENITTGEWNENQDAGYPLHKATEELIAKHPEWEKEISSYYERWIEMLGEQIHETVEILAKLKKDNSLKIYALTNWSAETFPRALERFEFLQWFNGIVVSGEEKTRKPFADFYKILLDRYNIDATTSLLIDDNLRNIKGAEQLGINGIRFINAEQLRNELENVYQIIV, from the coding sequence ATGTCTTCAAAAATCAGCACAATCATTTTTGATTTAGGAGCAGTTCTTATAGACTGGAACCCACGCTATATGTATCGCAAGATCTTTAAGACAGAAGAAGAAATGGAATGGTTTCTTGAAAACATTACTACAGGTGAGTGGAATGAAAACCAGGATGCTGGCTATCCGCTTCATAAAGCAACCGAAGAATTGATTGCAAAACATCCTGAATGGGAAAAAGAGATTAGTTCTTATTATGAAAGATGGATAGAAATGCTTGGCGAACAAATACACGAGACTGTTGAAATACTTGCTAAGCTTAAAAAGGATAATTCGCTCAAAATTTATGCGCTTACCAATTGGAGCGCAGAAACATTTCCTAGAGCATTGGAACGTTTTGAATTTTTACAATGGTTCAATGGCATTGTAGTTAGCGGGGAAGAAAAGACCAGAAAGCCTTTTGCTGATTTTTATAAAATATTACTGGATCGTTATAATATAGATGCAACAACATCTTTGTTAATTGATGACAACCTTAGAAATATAAAAGGTGCAGAACAACTTGGAATCAATGGTATTCGTTTCATTAATGCTGAACAATTAAGAAATGAACTTGAAAACGTTTATCAGATCATTGTATAA
- the pgl gene encoding 6-phosphogluconolactonase has protein sequence MQLHILKDSTEFSTTVADWMVEYINKTLQKQDRFTLVLSGGGTPKKLNELLASKTYKNRIDWSKVHCFWGDDRFVPFDDERNNAKMAFDTLLNHVPVAKEHIHVMQTENITPEDSAKAYEAILKSYFPEALTTHNPKPTTFDLVLLGMGDDGHTLSLFPGKTEVIHETKKLCTSLWLESQDMYRVTLTHPIVNQSAAVAFLVTGSSKVNALHEVLEGAYNSDLYPSQIIKPVNGELHWFLDESAAAGIKH, from the coding sequence ATGCAATTACATATTCTAAAAGACTCAACAGAATTTAGTACAACAGTAGCAGATTGGATGGTTGAATACATCAATAAGACTTTGCAAAAGCAAGACAGGTTTACATTGGTGTTAAGCGGCGGTGGAACGCCAAAAAAATTGAATGAGCTTTTGGCAAGTAAGACTTATAAAAATAGAATTGACTGGAGCAAAGTTCATTGCTTCTGGGGAGATGATCGTTTTGTTCCTTTTGATGATGAACGCAATAATGCAAAGATGGCTTTTGATACTTTGCTGAATCATGTGCCTGTTGCAAAAGAACATATTCATGTAATGCAAACTGAAAACATTACACCGGAAGATTCTGCAAAAGCGTACGAAGCAATTTTAAAAAGCTATTTTCCTGAAGCACTTACAACGCACAACCCAAAACCCACAACTTTCGATCTGGTTCTTTTAGGCATGGGAGATGATGGTCATACACTTTCTTTATTCCCCGGCAAAACAGAAGTAATACATGAAACAAAAAAATTGTGTACATCATTGTGGCTGGAATCTCAGGATATGTACCGCGTTACATTGACACATCCAATCGTTAATCAATCCGCTGCAGTTGCCTTTCTTGTTACAGGAAGTAGTAAAGTAAATGCTTTGCATGAAGTATTGGAAGGCGCATATAACTCTGATCTTTACCCATCACAAATTATAAAACCTGTAAACGGTGAGTTGCATTGGTTCTTGGATGAATCTGCTGCTGCAGGAATTAAACATTAG